Proteins encoded together in one Ciona intestinalis chromosome 1, KH, whole genome shotgun sequence window:
- the LOC100182001 gene encoding phosphatidylinositol-binding clathrin assembly protein LAP-like: MAGQSISDRFNAAQHTIIGSEMSKSVCKATTTEVMGPKKKHLDYLRSLTNEPNINIPELADMLVERSKQPKWVVVFKSLITTHHLMCYGNEKFLQHLASRNSLFNLTHFLDNSGVQGYDMSTYIRRYSKYLNEKAFSYRTVAYDFTRAKRGKESGVMRSLTSENLIKQLPTIQRQLDALLEFDASPNELTSGVINSAFLLIFKDLIRLFACYNDGIINLLEKYFEMKKAQCKESLDIYKRFLTRMEKVSEMLKVAEQVGIDKGDIPDLTKAPSSLLDALEQHLAAMEGKKSDGKRTGATAAQVSSFNAFNTSLQSIDEKDKQTALAEEEARLNQFKQQKEVEIKTTHPVSSNPPVSFSPPAAQTNPPQQQQQSSLEMDLFGPTPTTFTQSPPQSSLDLFGSLNVQPTQPAMQTNMYGNTGMNLFSQQPTNNSFPQMQQPQATNTTDLFAPMSSDPFSPTGSTMAPTVASIPTQQMNPQSQQIPNNQQTGNGNLETALASAYQNLTLGQRNNPAQMKPEARQLTGGGSYMPTVAPSTMMTPGGYYGAPMMGAQPQMYSARPGGMGMPMNTMGGMGMVRPQGMYTQPPMGYQQPPAQPAQTANQLNPNNPFGPMIQF, encoded by the coding sequence ATGGCAGGCCAATCTATTTCCGATCGTTTTAATGCTGCTCAACATACCATTATTGGTTCGGAAATGTCAAAAAGTGTTTGTAAAGCTACAACTACAGAAGTTATGGGCCCTAAGAAAAAGCATTTGGATTACTTAAGATCTTTAACGAATGAACCCAACATTAACATACCGGAGTTAGCTGATATGCTGGTCGAAAGAAGCAAACAACCAAAGTGGGTCGTAGTTTTTAAGTCACTAATAACAACACATCATTTAATGTGTTATGGGAATGAGAAATTTCTACAGCATCTTGCTTCAAGGAATTCCCTGTTTAATCTTACACATTTTCTTGATAATTCGGGCGTTCAAGGCTATGATATGTCTACCTATATAAGAAGATATAGCAAGTATTTAAATGAGAAAGCTTTTTCTTACCGTACGGTAGCATACGACTTCACAAGGGCAAAGCGGGGCAAAGAAAGTGGTGTAATGCGATCTCTTACCTCTGAAAACCTCATTAAACAACTGCCCACTATTCAAAGGCAGTTAGATGCCTTGTTGGAGTTTGATGCAAGTCCAAATGAGCTGACAAGTGGCGTAATCAACTCCGCTTTTCTGTTGATTTTCAAAGATCTTATCAGGCTTTTCGCATGCTATAATGATGGGATTATCAACCTACTGGAAAAGTACTTTGAAATGAAGAAAGCACAATGTAAAGAGAGTCTGGACATTTACAAAAGGTTTTTGACCAGAATGGAAAAGGTTTCGGAAATGTTAAAAGTGGCCGAGCAAGTCGGTATTGACAAAGGAGATATCCCTGACCTTACTAAAGCACCAAGCAGCTTGCTGGATGCTTTGGAGCAGCATCTTGCTGCAATGGAGGGCAAAAAATCTGATGGAAAGAGAACCGGAGCAACAGCAGCCCAAGTTAGCTCATTCAATGCATTCAACACCTCACTTCAGAGCATTGACGAAAAAGACAAGCAGACTGCTTTGGCGGAAGAAGAAGCACGATTGaatcaatttaaacaacaaaaagaagtTGAAATAAAAACCACACACCCTGTGAGTAGTAACCCACCTGTGAGTTTCTCTCCTCCAGCAGCACAAACCAACCCAccacaacagcaacaacaatcGTCACTTGAAATGGATCTTTTTGGCCCCACACCTACAACTTTCACTCAGAGTCCTCCACAATCATCACTTGATCTATTTGGATCCCTCAATGTCCAACCTACACAGCCAGCAATGCAAACCAACATGTATGGAAACACTGGTATGAACCTCTTCTCACAACAACCTACAAACAACTCCTTTCCACAAATGCAGCAACCCCAAGCTACAAATACAACTGACCTCTTTGCACCCATGTCATCAGACCCATTTTCACCAACTGGGAGCACTATGGCACCAACAGTGGCTAGCATTCCAACCCAACAGATGAACCCGCAAAGTCAACAAATTCCCAACAACCAGCAAACTGGTAACGGCAACCTGGAAACAGCGTTGGCAAGTGCGTACCAAAACCTCACACTTGGCCAGCGTAACAACCCAGCGCAAATGAAGCCAGAAGCAAGACAACTTACTGGAGGGGGAAGTTACATGCCTACAGTTGCTCCAAGCACCATGATGACACCTGGGGGTTATTATGGAGCTCCTATGATGGGTGCACAGCCACAAATGTACAGTGCAAGGCCTGGCGGGATGGGTATGCCTATGAATACCATGGGAGGTATGGGTATGGTCCGACCGCAAGGTATGTACACACAGCCACCTATGGGATACCAGCAGCCCCCCGCTCAACCAGCACAAACTGCTAATCAACTTAATCCAAACAATCCATTTGGTCCAATGATTCAATTTTAA